A window of the Acidimicrobiales bacterium genome harbors these coding sequences:
- a CDS encoding aromatic ring-hydroxylating dioxygenase subunit alpha, with amino-acid sequence MRHERQVELLRRVQESGDRFQGLHTDASRTNSTASYADPERFALEQRRLFRKGPIFFGLSADLAEPGSYRALRMDGIPLVVVRQHDGSLAAFVNACRHRGAPLVDPSSTGGGRAALTCPYHSWTFELGGALRARPGSAGAFDDVTINCDLLRRPVAERHGLIFVRPEGDDPIDVDEVLGGAQDDLGSFGLDRYVHVESRSNEWDMNWKLFFDTFSESYHIRTLHKNSIAPAFNSDCVIFEGFGRNLLSVGLRANVREEFDKPEDEWSILPYGTIQYFLVPNGLVVHQLDHVEVWIVEPLSVNRTRTTTSVYAPVEPATEKARNYFVKNLELLLQVTGSEDFALMEQIQRSFESGALEQVVYGRIEPPLVYFHDQIDAAIGLAHT; translated from the coding sequence ATGCGACACGAGCGCCAGGTCGAACTGCTACGCCGAGTCCAGGAGAGCGGCGACCGCTTCCAAGGGCTCCACACCGATGCGAGCCGTACCAACTCGACCGCGTCCTACGCCGATCCCGAGCGGTTCGCCCTCGAACAGCGGAGGCTGTTCCGCAAGGGTCCGATCTTCTTCGGGCTCAGCGCCGATCTCGCCGAGCCGGGTTCCTATCGGGCGCTGCGCATGGACGGCATTCCGCTGGTCGTGGTGCGCCAGCACGACGGCTCGCTGGCGGCGTTCGTGAACGCCTGTCGCCATCGTGGGGCTCCGCTCGTCGATCCCTCGTCGACCGGAGGCGGTCGCGCCGCCCTCACCTGCCCCTACCACTCGTGGACCTTCGAGCTCGGCGGAGCGCTACGAGCTCGACCCGGATCGGCGGGCGCGTTCGACGACGTCACCATCAACTGCGACCTCCTGCGCCGTCCGGTCGCCGAGCGTCACGGCCTGATCTTCGTTCGCCCCGAGGGCGACGACCCGATCGATGTCGACGAGGTGCTGGGCGGGGCGCAGGACGACCTCGGATCCTTCGGGCTCGACCGCTATGTCCACGTCGAGAGTCGCTCGAACGAGTGGGACATGAACTGGAAGCTCTTCTTCGACACCTTCTCGGAGAGCTACCACATCCGCACCTTGCACAAGAACTCGATCGCGCCGGCGTTCAACTCCGACTGTGTGATCTTCGAAGGGTTCGGCCGGAACCTGTTGTCGGTGGGGCTGCGAGCCAACGTTCGTGAGGAGTTCGACAAGCCCGAGGACGAATGGTCGATCCTCCCCTACGGCACCATCCAGTACTTCCTCGTCCCCAACGGGCTGGTGGTGCATCAGCTCGACCATGTCGAGGTGTGGATCGTCGAACCGCTGTCGGTCAACCGGACCCGCACCACCACCTCGGTGTATGCACCGGTCGAACCGGCAACCGAGAAGGCGCGGAACTATTTCGTGAAGAATCTCGAGCTGTTGCTGCAAGTCACCGGCTCGGAAGACTTCGCCTTGATGGAGCAGATCCAACGCAGCTTCGAGTCCGGTGCGCTCGAGCAGGTCGTGTACGGCCGAATCGAGCCGCCGCTGGTGTACTTCCACGACCAGATCGATGCGGCGATCGGCCTCGCCCACACATGA
- a CDS encoding SDR family NAD(P)-dependent oxidoreductase, which translates to MNRFDGRAAMVVGGTSGIGRATARRLADEGADVVIVGRDADRGEAVATELGPRVHFVAADATNRSELDRVIAEIAQRHGRLDVLVNAAGAVSVRPFATMSAAHWESVLSVNLTAVFHACQAALGLLRRTVADQAVSSVSIVNVASLDGVGGDRGMTAYGAAKAGVINLSRSLALELIEHGVRVNAVSPGAVDTPMTVSTAGHPDRAAAFTSAIPIGRFGRPEEIAAAIAFVASDDASFMVGANLVVDGGVTTATGHPDLLGMFGMTS; encoded by the coding sequence ATGAATCGCTTCGACGGACGAGCCGCCATGGTGGTTGGCGGCACGTCCGGTATCGGGAGGGCAACCGCCCGACGGCTCGCTGACGAGGGTGCCGACGTCGTCATCGTCGGCCGTGACGCCGATCGGGGCGAAGCCGTCGCGACCGAGCTTGGCCCTCGAGTCCACTTCGTTGCGGCCGACGCCACGAACCGGTCCGAGCTCGATCGGGTCATCGCCGAGATCGCCCAACGCCATGGCCGACTCGACGTGCTGGTCAACGCAGCAGGTGCGGTGTCGGTACGACCCTTCGCCACCATGTCGGCCGCCCACTGGGAATCGGTACTCTCGGTGAACCTGACCGCCGTGTTCCACGCCTGTCAGGCTGCGCTCGGGCTGCTGCGCCGAACGGTGGCGGACCAGGCGGTGTCGTCGGTGTCGATCGTCAACGTCGCCTCGCTCGACGGCGTCGGCGGCGATCGAGGGATGACGGCGTACGGCGCAGCGAAGGCCGGGGTTATCAACCTCAGTCGGAGCCTTGCGCTGGAGCTCATCGAGCACGGCGTGCGGGTCAACGCCGTGTCACCCGGAGCGGTCGACACACCGATGACCGTCTCGACTGCGGGGCACCCAGATCGGGCAGCCGCGTTCACCTCGGCCATTCCCATCGGACGGTTCGGCCGACCCGAGGAGATCGCCGCCGCCATCGCGTTCGTTGCGTCCGACGATGCGTCCTTCATGGTCGGTGCCAATCTCGTGGTCGACGGCGGCGTGACCACCGCGACCGGACACCCCGACCTCCTGGGGATGTTCGGGATGACGAGCTGA
- a CDS encoding TetR family transcriptional regulator — translation MGLFATMPVDDVTVLDIASAVEMTPAAVYYHFASKEQILIEGMERFRDQLLEQVRANLPAHGDVDGLRALVEHLLAWTAERKTPATVYFVTSIGLNLMVEAVRRETRLDLVDELLGAVRTVRGKTARAEAGVIAVALVSLIETSLASMLNEDASYRGLGVKKFSAEVGAIADRIVGLPSL, via the coding sequence ATGGGGCTGTTCGCCACCATGCCGGTTGACGACGTCACGGTGCTCGACATCGCCAGCGCCGTCGAGATGACCCCCGCTGCGGTCTATTACCACTTCGCGTCAAAGGAGCAGATCCTCATCGAAGGCATGGAGCGGTTCCGTGACCAACTGCTCGAACAGGTGCGAGCCAACCTGCCGGCCCACGGTGATGTCGACGGTCTCCGCGCGCTGGTCGAGCACCTGCTCGCCTGGACCGCCGAACGCAAGACGCCGGCGACGGTGTACTTCGTCACCTCGATCGGATTGAACTTGATGGTCGAGGCGGTGCGGCGTGAGACGCGTCTCGACCTGGTCGATGAGCTGCTGGGTGCCGTGCGCACGGTGCGAGGCAAGACGGCTCGGGCCGAGGCAGGCGTGATCGCTGTTGCCCTCGTCTCGTTGATCGAGACCTCGCTGGCCTCCATGCTCAACGAGGACGCCTCCTATCGCGGCCTCGGCGTGAAGAAGTTCAGCGCCGAGGTGGGCGCCATCGCCGACCGCATCGTCGGCCTCCCCTCCCTCTGA
- a CDS encoding TetR/AcrR family transcriptional regulator gives MTDSPDDATSTQPAHRPSRRNNIIDAAIRLFAQKGYVDAAISDVAQEADVVATAIYYHFSGKEELYGACITRVFESISNVADQARRSVGDGSGPDITPVIDAVWEWIDEHPDEAALLHLQLPGATRQITKLRQDFEDKHVQRAFGYLGESTSRGRVSAARRSVESLTVRTLIDVLISVHTMHRADSPLSNESGAKLRQALHALAGRLVIDSSS, from the coding sequence ATGACCGACTCACCCGATGACGCCACCAGCACCCAGCCGGCCCATCGGCCCTCGCGACGAAACAACATCATCGACGCGGCGATCCGTCTGTTTGCGCAGAAGGGCTACGTCGACGCCGCGATCAGCGATGTCGCCCAGGAGGCCGACGTGGTCGCGACGGCGATCTACTACCACTTCTCCGGCAAGGAGGAGCTCTATGGCGCGTGCATCACGAGAGTGTTCGAGTCGATCAGCAACGTGGCCGACCAGGCACGACGATCCGTCGGCGACGGCAGCGGGCCCGACATCACCCCCGTCATCGACGCCGTCTGGGAGTGGATCGATGAACACCCCGATGAGGCCGCGCTGCTCCATCTCCAGCTGCCCGGCGCCACACGACAGATCACCAAACTTCGCCAGGACTTCGAGGACAAGCACGTCCAGCGAGCGTTCGGCTACCTGGGCGAGTCCACGTCACGGGGTCGAGTCTCGGCGGCACGGCGAAGTGTCGAGTCGCTCACGGTTCGCACGCTGATCGACGTGTTGATCTCGGTCCACACCATGCACCGGGCCGATAGCCCGCTCAGCAACGAGTCAGGCGCCAAGCTCCGCCAGGCGCTGCACGCACTCGCCGGCCGCCTCGTCATCGACTCATCGTCGTAG
- a CDS encoding putative PEP-binding protein, with protein sequence MTGEIGKTIATAVHEATAAKNGLAVAAALNCIEPAALAEFFHVRLTGHADAIALGTGLPASPGAASGAIVLSADAAMAAGDQGRDVILVRSETTPDDVLGMQASRGILTVRGGLVSHAAVVARGWGIPAVVGAADVHIDGDTVTINDTVLRAGDEITIDGSTGEIYAGRLETFGSVPPPELDTLLAWADTVARGSVQVRANADTEGDASHGRELGAQGIGLCRTEHMFLAHDRLPIMRRYILSNDPATEQAALDELEAAQVHDFERLLDAMDALPVTVRLLDPPLHEFLPDLLDLTAREANGTLTDAQRVELTAVRRLHETNPMIGTRGVRLGLVRSGLYQMQVRALCQAAAKLLAQGKQPRVEIMIPLVVDAEELRITRKWVCEVLDELGFGDLSSEAVTVGAMIETPRAALTAKALAEHADFFSFGTNDLTQMTYAFSRDDVEARLLPAYQSLGILDANPFAELDQDGVGELVRIGCEAARSAKSTIKLGVCGEHAGHPASADFLVRLGVDSVSCSPFRVPMARLGVAQALLACGRVHINDIEFSYDATASDEASSETDGSTIDLSSDDDALDISVEVDEALVLHTMRVRGFVTSNGFKESIGSHPADLLDQLIEAGHVRYLEARDMFSLMPGGRERQEQLLADYATPDLQSGLAEPYHEFLTLNDEFKQLCTEWQMRGDQPNDHADAEYDQTCVDRLSNLAQRATPVVESIAAALPRFARYNQRLGVAADLVANGETKRFTGVMCESFHDIWMELHEDLIVLQGIDRKVEGSF encoded by the coding sequence ATGACTGGTGAAATCGGGAAAACAATTGCCACCGCCGTTCACGAGGCCACGGCAGCGAAGAACGGACTCGCCGTCGCCGCTGCGTTGAACTGCATCGAGCCGGCGGCGCTCGCCGAGTTCTTCCACGTGCGACTGACCGGTCACGCCGATGCCATCGCCCTCGGCACGGGCCTCCCGGCGTCACCCGGCGCGGCGAGCGGTGCCATCGTCCTCAGCGCCGACGCCGCCATGGCGGCAGGCGACCAGGGCCGCGACGTCATCCTCGTTCGCAGCGAGACCACTCCCGACGACGTCCTCGGCATGCAGGCCTCCCGCGGCATCCTCACCGTCCGAGGCGGGCTCGTCAGCCACGCCGCGGTCGTCGCACGTGGCTGGGGCATTCCCGCCGTCGTCGGTGCTGCCGACGTCCACATCGACGGCGACACGGTCACGATCAACGACACGGTCCTACGGGCCGGCGACGAGATCACGATCGACGGCAGCACCGGCGAGATCTACGCCGGGCGACTCGAGACCTTCGGGTCGGTGCCGCCACCCGAACTCGACACGCTGTTGGCCTGGGCCGACACCGTCGCCCGCGGCAGCGTGCAGGTGCGGGCCAATGCCGACACCGAGGGCGACGCCAGCCACGGTCGCGAGCTCGGCGCCCAGGGCATCGGCCTCTGCCGGACCGAGCACATGTTCCTCGCCCACGACCGGCTCCCCATCATGCGGCGCTACATCCTCAGCAACGATCCCGCCACCGAGCAGGCGGCACTCGACGAACTCGAGGCGGCGCAGGTCCACGACTTCGAGCGGCTGCTCGACGCCATGGATGCCCTCCCGGTCACCGTGCGCCTGCTCGACCCACCGCTCCACGAGTTCCTGCCCGATCTCCTCGACCTCACGGCCCGCGAGGCGAATGGCACCCTGACCGACGCCCAACGGGTCGAACTCACCGCCGTCCGTCGCCTCCATGAGACCAACCCGATGATCGGCACCCGAGGGGTCCGTCTCGGGCTCGTGCGCAGCGGCCTGTACCAGATGCAGGTGCGAGCCCTCTGCCAGGCCGCTGCGAAATTGCTCGCGCAGGGCAAGCAGCCACGGGTCGAGATCATGATCCCCCTCGTGGTCGATGCCGAGGAGCTGCGGATCACCCGCAAGTGGGTCTGCGAGGTCCTCGACGAGCTCGGGTTCGGCGACCTCAGCTCCGAAGCGGTCACGGTGGGCGCCATGATCGAAACGCCCCGCGCCGCTCTCACCGCCAAGGCGCTGGCCGAGCATGCCGACTTCTTCTCGTTCGGCACCAACGACCTGACGCAGATGACCTATGCCTTCAGCCGAGACGACGTCGAGGCTCGGCTCCTGCCTGCCTACCAGTCACTCGGCATCCTCGATGCCAACCCGTTCGCCGAACTCGACCAGGACGGCGTCGGCGAGCTCGTCCGCATCGGATGCGAGGCCGCTCGTTCGGCCAAGTCGACGATCAAGCTCGGTGTCTGCGGCGAGCATGCCGGCCACCCGGCATCGGCCGATTTCCTCGTGCGTCTCGGGGTCGACTCGGTCAGCTGCTCGCCGTTCCGTGTGCCGATGGCACGACTCGGCGTGGCTCAGGCCCTCTTGGCGTGCGGCCGAGTACACATCAACGACATCGAGTTCAGCTACGACGCCACAGCGTCGGACGAGGCGAGCAGCGAGACCGACGGCTCGACCATCGATCTGTCGTCCGATGACGATGCCCTCGACATCTCGGTCGAGGTCGACGAGGCCTTGGTCCTGCACACCATGCGTGTCCGTGGCTTCGTCACCAGCAACGGATTCAAGGAAAGCATCGGCAGCCATCCCGCCGACCTGCTCGACCAGCTGATCGAGGCCGGGCATGTCCGCTACCTCGAAGCCCGCGACATGTTCAGCCTGATGCCCGGTGGCCGGGAACGACAGGAACAGCTCCTCGCCGACTACGCCACCCCAGATCTCCAGAGCGGTCTCGCCGAGCCCTACCACGAGTTCCTCACGCTCAACGACGAGTTCAAGCAGCTGTGCACCGAGTGGCAGATGCGAGGCGACCAACCCAACGACCATGCCGATGCCGAGTACGACCAGACGTGTGTCGATCGTCTGTCGAACCTCGCCCAACGGGCCACTCCCGTAGTCGAGAGCATCGCCGCAGCACTCCCCCGCTTCGCCCGCTACAACCAGCGGCTCGGCGTCGCCGCCGACCTCGTTGCCAACGGTGAGACCAAGCGGTTCACCGGCGTGATGTGCGAGTCGTTCCACGACATCTGGATGGAACTGCACGAGGATCTGATCGTGTTGCAGGGCATCGACCGCAAGGTCGAAGGAAGCTTCTGA
- a CDS encoding aminoglycoside phosphotransferase family protein, which yields MPTTLGDDDGAREVDLIHEVGDRDVRQNAPMRSISKTVVSQDIAAAIVADAFGPNVALVEFNEATEGWFNAAYRLGLDDGRQAVLKVAPPPEVTVMRYEHDLMATEVAALQLAGERTAIPVPAVLWSDTSCRRVPSSLFVMERCFGVLLSELRPTLDAEQQEHIDAQLAVHLRQLHDITHTGFGLGAPSAPSFDSWGDCFAHLIDDLLADREAKDVDLGIADDRVRSLIAERRAALDEVTVRRFVHWDLWDSNVFIDPETLAVSGVIDFERALWADPLMEAQFYTKASDASFIAAYGSAMVTIDAERERRLLYDLYLFLIMVIEGAYRHYGDDTVETIGRDRLRHTLVRLGEL from the coding sequence ATGCCGACAACGCTAGGCGACGACGATGGCGCCCGAGAGGTCGACCTGATCCACGAGGTCGGCGATCGGGATGTGCGCCAGAATGCACCGATGCGCAGCATCTCCAAGACCGTCGTCTCCCAAGACATTGCTGCGGCGATCGTGGCCGACGCCTTTGGGCCGAACGTCGCCCTCGTCGAGTTCAACGAGGCCACCGAGGGATGGTTCAACGCGGCCTACCGGCTCGGTCTCGACGACGGACGCCAGGCGGTGCTCAAGGTGGCGCCACCTCCGGAGGTGACGGTCATGCGCTACGAGCATGACCTCATGGCCACCGAAGTTGCTGCGCTGCAGCTGGCCGGTGAACGAACGGCCATCCCCGTTCCCGCCGTGCTTTGGTCGGACACCTCGTGTCGACGCGTCCCGAGCTCGCTGTTCGTGATGGAGCGTTGCTTCGGCGTGCTCCTCAGCGAGCTGCGCCCCACACTCGACGCCGAGCAGCAGGAGCACATCGACGCACAGCTCGCCGTGCACCTCCGGCAGCTCCACGACATTACGCACACCGGCTTCGGACTCGGGGCCCCGTCGGCGCCGTCATTCGATTCGTGGGGCGACTGCTTCGCCCACCTGATCGACGACCTGCTGGCCGATCGAGAAGCGAAGGACGTCGATCTGGGGATCGCCGACGACCGGGTCCGGTCATTGATCGCCGAGCGTCGCGCCGCGCTCGACGAGGTCACGGTGCGTCGATTCGTGCACTGGGATCTCTGGGACTCCAACGTGTTCATCGATCCCGAGACACTCGCGGTGAGCGGGGTGATCGACTTCGAGCGTGCATTGTGGGCCGATCCGCTGATGGAGGCCCAGTTCTACACGAAGGCGTCCGATGCCTCGTTCATCGCTGCATACGGCTCGGCGATGGTCACCATCGATGCCGAGCGAGAGCGACGCCTGCTCTACGACCTCTACCTGTTCCTCATCATGGTGATCGAAGGGGCCTATCGGCACTACGGCGACGACACGGTCGAGACCATCGGTCGCGACCGCCTCCGTCACACCCTCGTTCGCTTGGGCGAGCTCTGA
- a CDS encoding alpha/beta hydrolase: MSTRVLVLPGYSTSDHATQVIRSSLALAGHTPHRWRLGRNEGPSPSTTAALAERLEELHDRDGRPVALVGWSLGGLYAHWLAAATPHLVHSVTSLGSPLRSADRTPRRLAVPVTSVFTRGDRVVPWTMSLVDPTHPRHENIEVRGTHLTLGIDPAVLWLISDRVAQNPATWRPFSPPFPFRLAYPTPDHVASPPAA; the protein is encoded by the coding sequence ATGTCGACCCGAGTCCTCGTCCTTCCCGGCTACTCGACGTCGGACCACGCCACGCAGGTCATTCGGTCGTCCCTGGCGCTGGCCGGCCATACGCCGCACCGATGGAGGCTCGGCCGCAACGAAGGCCCGAGCCCGTCGACCACCGCTGCGCTCGCCGAACGGTTGGAGGAGCTGCATGACCGCGACGGTCGACCCGTGGCGCTCGTCGGCTGGAGTCTCGGCGGTCTCTACGCCCACTGGTTGGCGGCGGCAACGCCGCACCTCGTTCACAGCGTGACCTCACTGGGCAGCCCACTTCGGTCTGCCGATCGAACGCCTCGCCGGCTCGCCGTGCCCGTCACCTCGGTCTTCACCCGCGGCGACCGCGTGGTGCCGTGGACGATGTCGCTGGTCGACCCCACCCATCCCCGCCATGAGAACATCGAAGTGCGTGGTACGCACCTCACGCTCGGTATCGACCCCGCCGTGCTGTGGCTGATCAGCGACCGAGTGGCCCAGAACCCGGCGACGTGGCGGCCATTCTCCCCACCGTTCCCCTTCCGCCTCGCCTACCCGACACCGGATCACGTCGCGTCGCCACCAGCCGCCTGA
- a CDS encoding CotH kinase family protein, giving the protein MRFRSSPIHLTLAAIVAIAGCTTPVSSTEEALAADSASVEPTTAASVVADLSGSLFDADVVHVIDISADDDAIRSAVERYLADGEKEWISATVTIDGFTYENVGLRLKGNSSLRDITADAAPEELPWLIRLDEYVEGQQHEGYTELVVRSNNTETALNEAVALELLAEAGLASQSAVATSLSVNDSEPTLRLVIEHPDDTWMSEQFADDGALYKAESTGDYSYRGTDSEAYDEVFDQEAGKDTTDLTPLIEFLDFVNNSDEETFADELGDHLDVEAFARYLAMMELVDNFDDIDGPGNNSYLFYDAETERFTVVPWDLNLAFGVTQGGPGGGGPAGRDGDPNAARPGGMPPGGAAGPGSMGGSNPLVERFLAVDEFAALTDAALDQLQSDLFDSGRAEEILDRWTGVLETVPELIDADTVAAEAATIREALS; this is encoded by the coding sequence ATGCGCTTTCGATCGTCCCCAATCCACCTCACCCTCGCCGCCATCGTGGCGATCGCCGGATGCACCACCCCAGTGTCATCGACCGAGGAGGCCCTCGCCGCCGACTCGGCGAGCGTCGAACCGACCACTGCGGCATCGGTCGTCGCCGACCTGTCAGGATCGCTCTTCGACGCCGATGTGGTCCACGTCATCGACATCAGCGCCGATGACGACGCCATCCGATCGGCCGTCGAGCGGTATCTCGCCGACGGTGAGAAGGAATGGATCAGCGCCACCGTCACGATCGATGGATTCACCTACGAGAACGTGGGGCTTCGACTCAAGGGAAACTCGTCGCTACGCGACATCACCGCCGATGCGGCGCCCGAGGAGCTGCCGTGGCTGATCCGGCTGGACGAGTATGTCGAGGGCCAGCAGCACGAGGGCTACACCGAACTCGTGGTGCGCTCCAACAACACCGAGACTGCCCTCAACGAAGCCGTCGCCCTCGAGCTCCTCGCCGAGGCGGGGCTGGCCAGCCAGTCGGCCGTCGCCACCTCGCTCAGCGTCAACGACAGCGAGCCCACCCTTCGGCTGGTCATCGAGCATCCCGACGACACCTGGATGTCCGAGCAGTTCGCCGACGACGGTGCGCTCTACAAGGCCGAGAGCACTGGCGACTACTCCTACCGCGGCACCGACTCGGAGGCCTATGACGAGGTGTTCGATCAAGAGGCTGGGAAGGACACCACCGACCTCACGCCGCTGATCGAGTTCCTCGACTTCGTGAACAACAGCGACGAAGAGACGTTCGCCGACGAGCTTGGCGACCACCTCGACGTCGAGGCGTTCGCCCGCTATCTCGCCATGATGGAGCTCGTCGACAACTTCGACGACATCGACGGTCCCGGCAACAACTCCTACCTCTTCTACGACGCCGAGACCGAGAGGTTCACCGTGGTTCCGTGGGACCTGAACCTCGCCTTCGGTGTGACGCAGGGTGGGCCGGGCGGCGGAGGCCCGGCGGGCCGCGACGGCGACCCGAACGCGGCGCGACCCGGTGGGATGCCACCGGGAGGAGCCGCTGGCCCCGGCAGCATGGGCGGCTCGAATCCGCTTGTCGAACGCTTCCTCGCCGTCGACGAGTTCGCGGCGCTCACCGACGCTGCGCTCGACCAACTCCAGAGCGACCTCTTCGACAGCGGTCGCGCCGAGGAGATCCTCGATCGCTGGACCGGCGTGCTCGAGACCGTCCCCGAACTGATCGACGCCGACACCGTCGCCGCCGAAGCCGCCACCATCCGAGAGGCACTCTCATGA
- a CDS encoding phosphodiester glycosidase family protein, with product MTLANPMPPIERSTSPTPTGPTHPRSRRRRTVLRSVLAAVGIAVVAALGTAWWALDRFVIDHVEIADVAAYESSVLDATTDAAASSTPADTSGSSDPVEAGEATITATSYQAGGTSIEISTVVTGSGSDTVTYYVADVVVDDATKVRAGFADNSFGTNIVANTSDIAESYDAVFAINGDYYGFRDSGIVIRNGVAYRDDGIRTGLVMYVDGTMAVYDETATSADELLAAGAWNTWSFGPAIVDDGAVLDGIEDVEVDTNFGNHSIQGVQPRTGIGVIDDNHFVFVVVDGRSTGYSRGVTMTEFADIFVELGATTAYNLDGGGSSTIYFDGELVNNPLGKNRERGTSDIIYIG from the coding sequence ATGACGCTTGCGAACCCGATGCCACCGATCGAGCGATCCACCTCCCCGACGCCCACTGGACCGACCCACCCTCGTTCCCGTCGACGCAGGACCGTGCTCCGTTCGGTCCTCGCCGCCGTTGGCATCGCCGTCGTTGCTGCCCTCGGCACCGCGTGGTGGGCCCTCGACCGCTTCGTGATCGACCATGTCGAGATCGCCGACGTCGCGGCCTACGAATCGTCGGTGCTCGATGCGACGACCGATGCGGCCGCGTCCTCGACGCCCGCCGACACGAGCGGCTCATCTGACCCGGTCGAGGCAGGCGAGGCCACGATCACCGCGACCAGCTACCAGGCGGGTGGCACGAGCATCGAGATCTCGACCGTGGTCACAGGCTCGGGGAGTGACACGGTGACCTACTACGTCGCCGACGTCGTCGTCGACGACGCAACGAAGGTGCGGGCCGGCTTCGCCGACAACTCGTTCGGGACGAACATCGTTGCCAACACTTCCGACATTGCCGAGTCCTACGACGCCGTCTTCGCGATCAACGGGGACTATTACGGGTTCCGCGACTCGGGCATCGTCATCCGCAACGGGGTCGCCTACCGCGACGACGGCATCCGGACCGGCCTCGTCATGTACGTCGACGGCACGATGGCGGTCTACGACGAGACCGCGACCAGCGCCGACGAACTCCTCGCCGCCGGCGCCTGGAACACCTGGTCGTTCGGCCCGGCGATCGTCGACGACGGCGCGGTGCTCGACGGGATCGAGGACGTCGAGGTCGACACGAACTTCGGCAACCACTCGATCCAGGGGGTCCAGCCTCGCACGGGCATCGGCGTGATCGACGACAACCACTTCGTGTTCGTCGTGGTCGACGGCCGCAGCACGGGCTACAGCCGGGGCGTGACGATGACCGAGTTCGCCGACATCTTCGTCGAGCTCGGTGCCACCACCGCCTACAACCTCGACGGCGGCGGCTCTTCGACCATTTACTTCGACGGCGAGCTGGTCAACAACCCGCTCGGCAAGAACCGCGAACGCGGTACCAGCGACATCATCTACATCGGCTGA
- a CDS encoding bifunctional glycosyltransferase family 2/GtrA family protein: MVILIPAYEPGERLIELIESINRARIAQHLVIVDDGSGASHAPIFDHAVRLGATVLRYPGAGASVNRGKGVALKFGLARIAEAFPDEPIVSADCDGQHTVNDIAKVADALATGTAPLVLGSRAFTGAVPLRSRFGNVATRLVFAVATRSPIGDTQTGLRAFRPELHDWLQSIDGDRFEYELHMLLRAKRDGVEIVEVPIETIYLDQNASSHFRPLVDSARVYWPIVKYSVSSLAAFAVDFGVLFATMALTHRLLLSVVAARTISASFNFVCNRNLVFGRDDGPWRPAAARYGSLVLALLSANYVVLRVLTSLGLGLAIAKVITEATLFTVAYQVQRRVVFEPRALDQSRASTSERKITAAS; this comes from the coding sequence ATGGTCATCCTCATTCCCGCCTATGAACCGGGCGAACGTCTCATCGAACTGATCGAGTCGATCAACCGGGCACGGATCGCCCAGCATCTGGTCATCGTCGACGACGGCTCGGGAGCATCGCATGCACCGATCTTCGACCACGCTGTCCGCCTGGGCGCCACGGTGCTCCGCTACCCGGGCGCCGGCGCATCGGTCAACCGTGGCAAAGGCGTTGCTCTCAAGTTCGGTCTGGCGAGGATTGCCGAGGCGTTTCCGGACGAACCCATCGTCAGCGCCGACTGCGATGGCCAGCACACGGTCAACGACATCGCCAAGGTTGCCGATGCCCTCGCCACCGGCACTGCACCGCTCGTGCTCGGCTCCCGGGCCTTCACGGGGGCCGTGCCGCTTCGCAGCCGATTCGGCAACGTCGCCACACGCCTCGTGTTCGCCGTCGCCACGCGATCGCCCATCGGGGATACCCAGACCGGGCTTCGGGCGTTCCGCCCCGAACTCCACGATTGGCTGCAGTCCATCGACGGTGACCGCTTCGAATATGAGCTCCACATGCTGCTGCGGGCGAAGCGAGACGGTGTGGAGATCGTCGAAGTCCCGATCGAGACGATCTACCTCGACCAGAACGCGTCGTCACACTTCCGGCCGCTCGTTGATTCTGCGCGGGTCTACTGGCCGATCGTGAAGTACAGCGTGTCGTCGCTCGCCGCGTTCGCCGTCGACTTCGGTGTCCTCTTCGCGACCATGGCCCTGACCCATCGCCTCCTGTTGTCCGTCGTCGCCGCCCGAACGATCAGCGCCTCGTTCAACTTCGTCTGCAACCGCAACCTCGTCTTCGGCCGCGACGATGGCCCGTGGCGGCCGGCTGCGGCGCGATACGGCTCACTCGTCCTCGCGCTCCTCTCCGCCAACTACGTGGTGCTCCGAGTCCTCACCTCGCTGGGACTTGGACTCGCGATCGCCAAGGTCATCACCGAGGCGACGCTGTTCACCGTGGCGTATCAGGTGCAGCGGCGGGTCGTCTTCGAACCTCGAGCACTCGACCAGTCCCGCGCCTCGACATCCGAGCGCAAGATCACCGCCGCCAGCTGA